CAATCAGCTGATGAGCGAACTGCTGGTTAAAACCATCGCCCGCCGAGGCTACATGCTGTCCATCGACAAAGATGTAATCCGGATGATCTGAAGGGGTGGCGACCCCGGCAGGATTCGAACCTGCAACCTGCCCCTTAGGAGGGATGCGTTCATAGCGCTATTCCTTTTGTGATTTCTTACTGTTGGGTGTTTGTACAGCGTCATCCGGTACGTGGTTTGTACGAAAACGGGCCCTGATGTCNCCCCGAAATACGCACAAACGTGCGAATTTTGTACAGGTTTTGTACGAGAAATCGGCCGTTTCAGCCGATTTCGCCGCGAAAGCGCATGGGACTTTTTGCACGCTTCCGCACAACGTCCTGTAAATAAGCCATATTTTTCAGGCAGTTTTGGCGACCCCGGCAGGATTCGAACCTGCAACCTGCCCCTTAGGAGGGATGCGTTCATAGCGCTATTCCTTTTGTGATTTCTTACTGTTGGGTGTTTGTACAGCGTCATCCGGTACGTGGTTTGTACGAAAACGGGCCCTGATGTCGGCCTCGTCGGTCTCCGCGTGAGCATAGATTCGCATGGGCAAATTGGGGTCTGACCAGCGGCCAGCTTTGGCTGCAGTAACCGGATCGACGCCCTGACGGACGACCAATTCGGTGAAGAACCCGTGCCGCCCTGCTGGGTGGGCTGAAAGATACGGGATGCCCGCGCGCTTGCAGATCGTCTTCCAGCGCGTGTTGTAACCGGTGGAACTGCCATAGCCAAAAACGCGCGCCTTCATGAGCTTGCCGGTCTTGCGATTTTTGGGGCGTTTAGGCGGCAGTGCAAGCAGCTCGTCCATCATCTGAGGTGAGACGGTGATCCAACTTTCCGGATGGCCCTTCTGCGCTTTCACTCGGACTTTGTTCTCGTGCGGCCTTAGGTCATCAGGCTCCAACGAAACGGCCTGATCAATTCGCGCAGCCGTCTCAAACATAAAACGGACCAGCGCGGCGTTATACGGATCTGCGGCACGGCAAAACGCCTCGATCCATACCTTGTCAGCCGGTGTGCGCTCGACGCGGCTGAGTTTCCCGCGCCGCTTGTCCTGCGCGATCCGCTCGAACTTGTCGTAGGGCTTAACGCGGATCAGCGGCGTGCCTTCCAGCTCGTGCGCGTTGTTGATCACCGCACTCGCGGGCGTCACGATTTCGCGCCACCAAGTATCGGTCGATGCTTTAGGTTTCAGCTTTGGTCCAAGGCTCTTCAATAGCGCACCAGAAATCGCGCCTAGCGACAGATCGCCGATTGCTTCGACAATCGGGATCAACTGCTTCGCCGCTTTGGGGGACGCGTTGTAGAGCATGATTGCATCAGAGAACGTCTTGCTCGGTTCGTCGCCCACGACATAGCGACGGATCTGCCGTTCAGTCTCATGGTTTATCCAGTCCCGTGCGCCCTCTTCTGTAGATGCCTTAGTGCTTCGCCGGTATGGGCCGGCGATTGGCCTGCCGTTGTATTCAATCCACCCCTTGGCCCAGTAGACACGGCCCCTCTTGTAAATTTGGAGCGGCATGACTGGCCTCCTTCAAAAATCGTATCAATTTGCGCGGGCGTGATGAGCATAGTCCGCCCAAGGCGATAAAAGGCGCCGGTCTCATTGGCGCGTTCACGCAAAGTGCGTTCTGAAATATCGATCCCCATCCCGGCCATAACTTCGACCCACTGCGCGGGTGTTTTTCCAAGCCCCAGGATCTGAGAGCTTTCTGAATAGTTGGTCTCTGCCATTTCAGTTGTCCTTGTCCGCGTAAGTTGAATCGGCGACACGCATGGAATCGCTTGTTCTGCACCTTCTGACGTGGTCAGATGGATCAAACCGTAAATATGCGTCATTTTGTGCTATGTTTATACAAAATTGCGCACTCGTCAATTGGGAAACTTGCATGGTGCGAGATGATGCTGAATTGTTTGCAGAGATTGGCGCTCGCCTCGCGATCTGTCGCAATGAGATAGGCGTCTCGCAGGCCGCTATGGCTGAAGCTATTGGCGTGTCACATCGTGCCTATCACAGCTACGAAAAGGGCAAACGCGGCGTCCCGGTCGAGGCCCTCGTCAAGATGCAAAGCCGCTACGATGTTGACGTCGCTTGGCTACTGCTCGGCACCAAATCCATTCGGGCTGGGCATGATTTCGAGGCCCTCAAACACATCGAAAGCTCGCTGGATAAGCACCTCACCGACGAGGGCATAAAAGTCAAAAGCGAGAAGCGCGGGGCCATCGTCGCGCGCTGGTATCAATCGCAAGTCGAAGGCCGTGAAGTGACGGATGATGACGTGCACACATGGATCGAGCTGGTAAGGGAGTAATCTGGTGAACAAGGCAAGCAAACGCTGGAACATGTTGCGACATTCAGTCTTGGAGCGCACCCGCCGTGAGGTGATCGAACCCTTTGGGCCGCTTTACCTGATCTTCCTGGGAACCAGCGTGTTCTACCTGATTGGCTTGGGTCGACTATCACTGGCACAACAGACCGCCGAATACTCGGTTTTGGCCACCATCATGATTTTCGCAATCGCTGCAGCGGGCTTGGCACTTCCATTTTTGACAGGTGCGGTGCTGACCCTACGCGCGGCCGATCGAAAATTGGAACGCCTACAACGCAGGTGATCCGATGGCTTTCGGCATCTTCATCCACCGCAGCGACTCGATCTACGACGATATTCCCTCGGAGCGGTATCAGTTTCCCAAGCAATACCTCTCGCGTGCCCATCAGTGCGAAGGGGATTGGATCGTCTACCTGGAGCCAAGCAAGGTCAAAGAGACCAAAGGGTATTTTGCTGTCGCCAAAGTGCAGGAAATCATTCCGGATCCTAGGAAGCCCGACATGTTCTTGGCGGTCATCGAGCCAGGAACGTATCTTGATTTCGGCGACCCTGTTTCATTCCGAGACGAGAACTCAGTCATCGAAAGAGGATTGCTGAACGATCAAGGCAAGATATCCGGACGCGCGCAAGCCGCGGTCAGAACCCTTTCAGCTGAAGACTTTGCCCGAATAGTCGAACGTGGCCTTGGACGAGATGAGGACATCCTGCCTCGCGTGGGCGACACGATGCAGATGCCAGGATTTCAAGATGCTCAAACCGATAGACCGCGACAATAGAGGGCTTTTTTGTCAGCGATTACGGCGCCAAATGCCCCTGGGCTACGCGGCCAGCAACCGGTCGATATGCTCTGGTCCAGTTGGCCTTATGCCGTTCGGGTTCAGCGCCTTGATCGAGTAGTAGCCGCGGGTGATGTGGTCCATGTTCACGGTCCCGGCGACGCCCGGGATTGCGAGGATCCGCTCCATGTAGGCGGACAGGCGTGGGTAGTCCTTGATCTGTTTCCGGTTGGTCTTGAACAGCCCGTGATAGGCTGCGTCGAAGCGGATCAGAGTGACGAAGGTGCGGATGTCGGTCTCGGTCAGGCGGTCGCCGAACAGGAAATCGCCCGTCAGTCGCTCTTCGAGTTCGTCAAGCATCGCGAACACGTCGGTCACCGCTTCGTCATGGGCCTCTTGCGAAGTGGCAAAGCCGGCCTTGTACACGCCGTTGTTGAGCATGTTGTAAATGCGCGGGATTAGCGCGTCGATATCCGCGGCCAGATCGTCCGGATAAAGGCGCAGGTTGGATGGCACGATCTGCTCGAACGCGGTGTCGAACATGCGCAGGATATCGGCGCTCTCGTTGTTCACCATCACGTCCCGCTTCATGTCCCACAGCACCGGCACGGTGGCGCGGCCGGTATAGTTGGCATCGGCGCGGGTGTAGAGTTCGTGCATATATCGGGCCCCGAACAGCGGGTCCTCATAGGCGCCGGGATAGCCTCCGAACTGCCAGCCCTGAGCGGTCAGAGTCGGGTTTACCACGGTCACCGGGATCACCTTGTCCAGTCCCTTGAGCGTCCGGGCGATCAGCGTGCGCGACGCCCAGGGGCAGATCAGCGCGACGTAGAGCCGGTAGCGACCGGGTTCGGCCGCAAAGCCGCCCTCGCCGGTCGGGCCGGGGCGGCCGTCCGGCGTGATCCAGTTGCGAAAGCCCGAGACCTGGCGGACGAACCGTCCCTTATCGTCGGCCTTTTGCACCGGTTGCCAGTCTTCAATCCATTTTCCATCTTTAAGCATTTCGGGAGCTCCTCAAGCAGTGTGGAACACGAAGGACCGCATCGAGACCGAGCCGAGGTCGATGCTGTCGGTCATGAAAGTCAGCGCGTCGCGCATGTCTGCGGCGCCGGCGATAGTCAAGGCGGGCAGATAATGATCGACCGTCGGATGCGCTTTCCGCAGCAGCGCGCCGAGCGCTTCCCGGTCCGCCAGCGCGGCGAAATCGCGGTCGGCGAGGCGGTCGGCGAAGAGCCCGTCGAACTCCAGCGCAAAGTCCATCGGCCTTCCGCCGGGGCGCATGGCGCGCAAGTTGTGCACCACGTTGCCGGAGCCAAGGATCAGCACGCCGCGGTCCCGCAGTTCCGAGAGTGTCCGGCCGACTTCCAGCTGGTGTTCCAACCCGCGTTCCATGTCGATGGAGACCTGGAAGACCGGTACATCCGCCTCGGGATAAAGGAACTTCAGCACCGCCCAGGCGCCGTGATCCAGCCCCCAGGTGTCGTCCTCCTGCGCCCGGTGCGAGGCCAGCAGCGTCACCACCTCGCGGGCAAGATCAGGCTGGCCCCTGGCGGGATATTGCTCGGCATAGAGCGCCTCGGGGAAGCCGTAGAAATCATGGATCGTACGCGGCATGGCGGAGACATCGACCAAGGTGGTGTCCTTGGTCATCCAGTGCGCCGAGACCACGAGGATTGCCTTGGGGCGCGGCAAGCTCTGACCAAGGTCGATCCAGGCGCGGGCATAGGCGGTGTCTTCGATGGCGTTCATCGGGCTGCCGTGACCGAGAAAGACCAGCGGCATGCGGTCCGACGGCGCAAAGCTGTCGCGAAGGGTTTGAAGGCTGTGGGTCTGCATGACACGTCTCCTGATATGAGACCGGGCCGCGGTAGTGCGGCCCGGCCCTGCGGCGATCAGGCGAAGCGGCCGAGCTGTTTTTCAAGCACCGGCAGGCGCAGCGCGTAG
This DNA window, taken from Aliiroseovarius sp. F47248L, encodes the following:
- the ygiD gene encoding 4,5-DOPA dioxygenase extradiol — its product is MQTHSLQTLRDSFAPSDRMPLVFLGHGSPMNAIEDTAYARAWIDLGQSLPRPKAILVVSAHWMTKDTTLVDVSAMPRTIHDFYGFPEALYAEQYPARGQPDLAREVVTLLASHRAQEDDTWGLDHGAWAVLKFLYPEADVPVFQVSIDMERGLEHQLEVGRTLSELRDRGVLILGSGNVVHNLRAMRPGGRPMDFALEFDGLFADRLADRDFAALADREALGALLRKAHPTVDHYLPALTIAGAADMRDALTFMTDSIDLGSVSMRSFVFHTA
- a CDS encoding tyrosine-type recombinase/integrase; amino-acid sequence: MPLQIYKRGRVYWAKGWIEYNGRPIAGPYRRSTKASTEEGARDWINHETERQIRRYVVGDEPSKTFSDAIMLYNASPKAAKQLIPIVEAIGDLSLGAISGALLKSLGPKLKPKASTDTWWREIVTPASAVINNAHELEGTPLIRVKPYDKFERIAQDKRRGKLSRVERTPADKVWIEAFCRAADPYNAALVRFMFETAARIDQAVSLEPDDLRPHENKVRVKAQKGHPESWITVSPQMMDELLALPPKRPKNRKTGKLMKARVFGYGSSTGYNTRWKTICKRAGIPYLSAHPAGRHGFFTELVVRQGVDPVTAAKAGRWSDPNLPMRIYAHAETDEADIRARFRTNHVPDDAVQTPNSKKSQKE
- a CDS encoding glutathione S-transferase C-terminal domain-containing protein — translated: MLKDGKWIEDWQPVQKADDKGRFVRQVSGFRNWITPDGRPGPTGEGGFAAEPGRYRLYVALICPWASRTLIARTLKGLDKVIPVTVVNPTLTAQGWQFGGYPGAYEDPLFGARYMHELYTRADANYTGRATVPVLWDMKRDVMVNNESADILRMFDTAFEQIVPSNLRLYPDDLAADIDALIPRIYNMLNNGVYKAGFATSQEAHDEAVTDVFAMLDELEERLTGDFLFGDRLTETDIRTFVTLIRFDAAYHGLFKTNRKQIKDYPRLSAYMERILAIPGVAGTVNMDHITRGYYSIKALNPNGIRPTGPEHIDRLLAA
- a CDS encoding helix-turn-helix domain-containing protein; its protein translation is MVRDDAELFAEIGARLAICRNEIGVSQAAMAEAIGVSHRAYHSYEKGKRGVPVEALVKMQSRYDVDVAWLLLGTKSIRAGHDFEALKHIESSLDKHLTDEGIKVKSEKRGAIVARWYQSQVEGREVTDDDVHTWIELVRE